DNA from Leptospira mayottensis 200901116:
CCGGCCTCACATTCGAAGAAGAGGCGAGAAACCATTGATCGGTAAATATAAAGGAAAGCCTCGAAGATGGGTCGTTGAAAGAACGAACAGTTGGCACAATCGATTCAGGGCTATCCTTATCCGGTGGGAAAGAAAATCTGAAAATTATATGGCTTCTCTTTACCTCGCGAGCACTATTATTGTTTTCAATTTCTTTAATAGATAGTTTTGAGACCGGATCTTAGGCTCCGCAAACCGTTTCCTTTTAAAACCGCGTCTTTAGAATCCTGTGATCTGTAAGTTTGCAACTTGCAAAACGCGGTCAAAGAAACCAAAGGAATTTTTACGATCCAAGTCAAAATAACTGAAACCAAAATAAACAAATCCTGTAAGAAGGCGGAAAAACGGATTCTATCTCTTGCTTGTAAATTCGCGGGA
Protein-coding regions in this window:
- a CDS encoding IS5 family transposase, which codes for MLTDGNGIPLAITLSGANVHDKHNVKETLNSILIFSGRRKKKPKHLCLDKGYDFKDTEKLIRRRNIRPHIRRRGEKPLIGKYKGKPRRWVVERTNSWHNRFRAILIRWERKSENYMASLYLASTIIVFNFFNR